The genomic stretch AAGCGGGCGCTTCCAGAGCATCGGAGGCGCCCGCTCGATTCCTTTTCTCGCGGTCCTCAACGCGCCGGTGAAAGCGCGAGCCGGACGGTCAGCCGATCCCCCTCCTTGACGTCCTGGAGCGCCGCGGGCGGCAACTGCAGCACGAGGTCGCGGGCGCCATTGCGGAGCGTCAGGCGGCCTGTGGCGCGATCGACGCTCGTGACCTGGCCGGTCACGGTGTGCTGGACAACGGCGCCCGATGCGGGGCTCGCCGACGGCGACGCCGCGGTCGATCGCCGCGACTCCGTCTCGACCTCCAGGTGGTTCACGACGTCGCGGACGCCATCGACGCGTCGCGCGACCTGCTCCGCGCGGGCCTTCTGCTCCGGTGTTGCCACATTGCCGGTGAGATACACGGTGCCGCGGTTGACGTCGACGTTCACCGCGGTCAGAGCGCGGGGGTTGTCCGCGGCGATTCTGGCCTTGGTCTCGTGGTTGAGCCACTTGTCGTTGAAGTGTTGCCTGGGCGTCTTGCCGGTCAGTGTCTGGCAGCCGGTAGAGACACTCGCGATGATCAGGATTGCGGCGACGGCGGTCAGGCGCTTCATCGGAACCTCCCGCGACGCGTGGTCGCTGTGCACGTGCTTGCAGAGTGCGTCCATCGAACGCTCGCGACGGGTGCAATCGCGGTGCCCCCGAGAAGTCGATGGCACCGGGAACGTCTGCCGCATGATGCGGCTGTTGCCTGACGCGGCGCGCGGGACTGCCCGACTCAGCACCACGTGGCCGACCATTGGTGACAGGCGCTTCGGCAGCAGCCGGAGTGCCCATCACGATTAAATGTATCCCGCCGAAACCGTCGAGCCCCGAGAGAGCCGGAACCGAGTAGAATACCGCCCGCAGTCCGGGGGGCAATCGCGATGCGCGTTCGGTTCTGGGGTACGCGGGGCTCGATCGCCAAGGCCGGTCCGGGCACGGTCCGGTACGGCGGGAACACCTCCTGCGTCGAGGTACGGTCGGGGGGCGGCACGCTGGTGGTGCTCGACTGCGGCACCGGCGCCCACGGGCTGGGCCACGCGCTGGTGACGGCGGGCCCGGCGCCGCGACGCGGCCACCTGCTCATCACGCACACGCACTGGGACCACATCCAGGGAATCCCGTTCTTCCAGCCGCTCTTTGCGGCGGGCGACGAGTGGGACATCTACGCGCCCGGCGGCCTGGGGCAGTCGATCCGCGAGACCCTGGCCGGCCAAATGCAGTACAGCTATTTTCCGGTCCGCCTCGAGG from Candidatus Methylomirabilota bacterium encodes the following:
- a CDS encoding BON domain-containing protein, yielding MKRLTAVAAILIIASVSTGCQTLTGKTPRQHFNDKWLNHETKARIAADNPRALTAVNVDVNRGTVYLTGNVATPEQKARAEQVARRVDGVRDVVNHLEVETESRRSTAASPSASPASGAVVQHTVTGQVTSVDRATGRLTLRNGARDLVLQLPPAALQDVKEGDRLTVRLALSPAR